One segment of Acropora muricata isolate sample 2 chromosome 8, ASM3666990v1, whole genome shotgun sequence DNA contains the following:
- the LOC136925427 gene encoding dimethyladenosine transferase 1, mitochondrial-like isoform X2: MSANPLPLRLPPMPKIADILRIYGLSAKKQLSQNFILDLNVTDKIARVSDVFDCHVCEVGAGPGSLTRSLLRAGAKHVGAVEIDGRFLPSLEMLQSACKGRLSIHRADIMTFYVPEALPNASVVRWESNDLPGVRMVGNLPFNVSIPLLLQWLEAIPMRAGPFAFGRTPMALVFQKEVADNIRSSPGSTECTRLSIMTQHLCEVKKKYSLPRKVFLPEPKVDASLLYFVPRAVPLIDAPFVIVEQVVKAIFSERRKTIRNSLSEKKNCWKRRESWKISSGPYAGSGWENPDRWSARN, from the exons ATGTCTGCTAATCCTCTTCCTCTTCGTCTCCCGCCAATGCCGAAGATCGCCGATATCCTTCGGATTTACGGACTTTCAGCCAAGAAACAACTCAGCCAGAATTTTATTCTTGATCTCAATGTTACGG ATAAAATTGCCCGGGTTTCTGATGTGTTTGATTGCCATGTATGTGAAGTCGGAGCAGGCCCAGGCTCGCTTACGCGTTCCTTGTTACGTGCTGGAGCCAAACATGTGGGCGCTGTAGAGATTGATGGAAGGTTTTTGCCATCATTGGAG ATGCTTCAAAGTGCCTGCAAAGGTAGACTTAGCATTCATCGAGCAGATATAATGACCTTTTACGTACCAGAAGCTTTGCCTAATGCTTCTGTTGTCAGATGGGAGTCAAACG ATCTCCCTGGTGTTCGTATGGTTGGAAATCTTCCATTTAATGTGTCAATTCCACTGCTGCTGCAGTGGTTAGAAGCTATTCCCATGAGAGCAGGTCCATTTGCTTTTGGAAGAACACCAATGGCACTTGTTTTCCAGAAGGAGGTTGCTGAT AATATTCGTTCCTCTCCGGGAAGTACTGAGTGCACACGTCTGTCTATTATGACGCAACACCTTtgtgaagtaaagaaaaaatactctttgCCGAGGAAAGTTTTTCTTCCAGAACCAAAG GTTGATGCGTCCTTGTTGTATTTCGTTCCAAGAGCAGTACCTCTCATCGATGCACCATTCGTCATTGTAGAACAAGTTGTCAAAGCGATTTTCTCAGAGAGGAGGAAAACTATCCGAAATTCGCTGAG tgaaaaaaaaaactgctggaaaagacgcgaaagctggaaaattagtaGCGGTCCGTACGCGGGGTCCGGATGGGAAAATCCGGACCGCTGGAGCGCGCgcaattaa
- the LOC136925426 gene encoding metabotropic glutamate receptor 3-like, with product MNRHFTIVQFIAVIIATLRSRECASGNKNRYSSRRTPDYASTNKIVVFGALLPLRARNHVGKCEKLKDDKGTLWLSALNYAVDDVNRLWKMKFKSTLTLNVRDTCSDEQVALEQALDFAGGFRSGSTSTLATQENISNSDISAPALGVISVSVHEDASTLLSLFKVPQIIFGKREIDAKKRAKNIFQSISVGFYKAKALADLVKYFSWSAISVVYSISYKDDFESFLRISRIENLCIAVKVNLSIADETNYLGLESAVNKLFAEPQSTVVILFTGEEETKELLETVKRRKSSVHWTWILSSEQSTVCSPGNPQYNVLMLIARFPFLEGFRYYYENYNASFGLNGINASPRSCLRSTMAKNLLSERTKEKIQSSMNSVHLLAHAYETASQTGAGQLDRAVFARSLGYLHHVLYNDEWKVFSNQRRMKRNMFSLIQARMNNSKSSLVNVGTWDSAWYINDHGIKWENDESPRSSCGVQCPPGYIRVVKGDCKCCWSCLACHYNQIVTDEYTCTDCLRGYWPNKDFTKCEFQWRRALFDCTLAIVAVVFVFSFMVL from the exons ATGAACAGGCATTTTACCATAGTCCAGTTTATTGCAGTAATAATTGCAACTCTTCGCTCTCGAGAGTGTGCTTCTGGAAATAAAAATCGTTATTCTTCTCGCCGAACGCCAGACTATGCATCAACAAACAAAATTGTGGTATTTGGTGCGCTGTTGCCGCTTCGTGCTAGAAACCATGTTGGAAAATGTGAGAAACTTAAAGACGACAAAGGAACCTTATGGTTGAGTGCTTTGAATTATGCCGTTGACGATGTCAACAGACtatggaaaatgaaatttaaatcaACTTTGACTCTCAATGTTCGCGATACGTGCAGTGATGAACAGGTAGCGTTAGAACAAGCTCTAGACTTTGCTGGCGGCTTCAGAAGTGGATCAACCTCAACGTTAGCGACGCAAGAAAATATAAGCAATTCTGATATTTCAGCACCGGCTTTGGGTGTGATATCGGTTTCTGTTCATGAAGATGCTTCAACTCTTCTAAGCCTTTTCAAGGTTCCACAAATAATATTCGGCAAAAGAGAAATAGACGCGAAAAAGAGggcaaaaaacatttttcaatctATATCAGTTGGCTTTTACAAAGCCAAAGCCTTAGCAGACCTTGTCAAATATTTTAGTTGGAGTGCTATATCAGTTGTCTATTCGATCTCCTATAAGGATGATTTTGAATCTTTTCTGAGAATATCAAGGATTGAAAACCTGTGTATTGCAGTGAAGGTGAATCTCAGTATTGCTGATGAGACAAACTATCTCGGGTTGGAAAGCGCGGTGAACAAGCTTTTTGCCGAACCACAGTCAACCGTGGTAATTCTCTTTACTggagaagaagaaacaaaagaattgcTTGAGA CCGTGAAGCGAAGGAAATCGTCAGTTCACTGGACGTGGATTTTGTCGAGTGAGCAGAGTACTGTTTGTTCCCCTGGAAATCCGCAGTACAACGTCTTGATGTTGATTGCTCGGTTTCCCTTCTTGGAAGGATTCAGATATTATTATGAGAATTATAATGCTAGTTTTGGGTTAAATGGCATCAATGCTTCACCAAGAAGCTGTTTAAGATCGACTATGGCGAAGAACCTTCTTTCAGAACGaactaaagaaaaaattcagTCGTCCATGAATAGCGTTCACTTGCTAGCGCATGCGTATGAAACAGCATCCCAGACAGGCGCGGGGCAACTAGACCGAGCGGTGTTCGCAAGAAGCCTTGGGTATTTGCATCACGTTTTGTACAACGACGAATGGAAAGTGTTTTCTAATCAGCGGCGAATGAAACGAAACATGTTTTCTTTGATCCAGGCGAGGATGAATAATTCTAAGAGCAGCCTCGTTAATGTCGGTACCTGGGACAGTGCATGGTACATAAATGATCACGGAATTAAATGGGAGAATGATGAAAGCCCAAGATCCTCCTGTGGCGTGCAGTGCCCTCCAGGTTATATCCGGGTCGTAAAGGGCGACTGCAAGTGCTGCTGGTCGTGCTTAGCTTGTCATTACAATCAAATCGTAACAGATGAGTACACATGCACAGATTGTTTAAGGGGATATTGGCCAAATAAAGATTTTACAAAGTGTGAGTTCCAGTGGCGAAGGGCTCTGTTTGATTGCACTCTGGCAATTGTTGCtgtggtttttgttttctcctttaTGGTACTTTGA
- the LOC136925427 gene encoding mitochondrial dimethyladenosine transferase 1-like isoform X1 produces the protein MSANPLPLRLPPMPKIADILRIYGLSAKKQLSQNFILDLNVTDKIARVSDVFDCHVCEVGAGPGSLTRSLLRAGAKHVGAVEIDGRFLPSLEMLQSACKGRLSIHRADIMTFYVPEALPNASVVRWESNDLPGVRMVGNLPFNVSIPLLLQWLEAIPMRAGPFAFGRTPMALVFQKEVADNIRSSPGSTECTRLSIMTQHLCEVKKKYSLPRKVFLPEPKVDASLLYFVPRAVPLIDAPFVIVEQVVKAIFSERRKTIRNSLRTLFPRKPELVDELMERTGIDSTLRPHQVDFKDYNKICQSFLELARDHELSVTPLRVRKPVAIATASNKVERSDVTDDDIEVNFKNSIRH, from the exons ATGTCTGCTAATCCTCTTCCTCTTCGTCTCCCGCCAATGCCGAAGATCGCCGATATCCTTCGGATTTACGGACTTTCAGCCAAGAAACAACTCAGCCAGAATTTTATTCTTGATCTCAATGTTACGG ATAAAATTGCCCGGGTTTCTGATGTGTTTGATTGCCATGTATGTGAAGTCGGAGCAGGCCCAGGCTCGCTTACGCGTTCCTTGTTACGTGCTGGAGCCAAACATGTGGGCGCTGTAGAGATTGATGGAAGGTTTTTGCCATCATTGGAG ATGCTTCAAAGTGCCTGCAAAGGTAGACTTAGCATTCATCGAGCAGATATAATGACCTTTTACGTACCAGAAGCTTTGCCTAATGCTTCTGTTGTCAGATGGGAGTCAAACG ATCTCCCTGGTGTTCGTATGGTTGGAAATCTTCCATTTAATGTGTCAATTCCACTGCTGCTGCAGTGGTTAGAAGCTATTCCCATGAGAGCAGGTCCATTTGCTTTTGGAAGAACACCAATGGCACTTGTTTTCCAGAAGGAGGTTGCTGAT AATATTCGTTCCTCTCCGGGAAGTACTGAGTGCACACGTCTGTCTATTATGACGCAACACCTTtgtgaagtaaagaaaaaatactctttgCCGAGGAAAGTTTTTCTTCCAGAACCAAAG GTTGATGCGTCCTTGTTGTATTTCGTTCCAAGAGCAGTACCTCTCATCGATGCACCATTCGTCATTGTAGAACAAGTTGTCAAAGCGATTTTCTCAGAGAGGAGGAAAACTATCCGAAATTCGCTGAG AACTTTGTTTCCTAGAAAACCGGAGCTTGTGGACGAGCTAATGGAGAGGACTGGGATCGATTCCACGCTTAGGCCTCATCAGGTCGATTTCAAAGATTACAACAAAATATGTCAATCATTCCTAGAGCTAGCAAGAGACCACGAGTTGTCTGTCACCCCTCTCAGAGTTCGCAAACCTGTTGCTATTGCAACGGCTTCAAATAAGGTTGAACGAAGTGATGTCACTGACGATGACATCGAAGTGAATTTTAAAAACTCAATTCGACACTGA
- the LOC136925425 gene encoding dystrophin-like — MNTDYISVEADQLKRHTRIFTKWINLQLAKVSPSTEVTDFVDELRDGLVLISLIEVLLGISVTRAEPSSKQINQIRNVQEVMRILVQHNIKTTGIIASEITAGDERAILSLIWNIIQHVQINEALKPDHSDDGVDHKLIAWCQERIKGNSKEIIISDLTSNWTDGLGFNLILYSFNPSLVDIKAISSSDVNSRIAHALSLAVERYDVPSLFEPDDFNTDVPDKNMITLFLSYLYRPSISGERNMTKTEMVHPIPTRKVEYEFKPIASHQQTSLSLNVTSDFQSITTSTHEHKTQSHEVFHAVTSVKDTGQEKVLYIAGFPQSVQIQERRTLVVSPFRKPTPYSSRSSSPSDVHSPPSKEHSKDKEDGDELLKFTPPPLTSETTRYQSTSSTVTNKRVITDEVMSVTYTTKQKVLAFPTAKYINQSMKDDANRATPKEVITSEKKTEEQTGDGKQTHMNKELKGSKDILSTENNDDDIAEKKTELFEEAWEPESANEEDIAKDEEDIGLARDSHFTINGSCHQESGTTCMDYLNQELDAVDQNLLELEQILKDSDKGCMDLNTTKNAMDLYKETLFQLESIEPKLYDVLEEGKAMVTDRRFDKLQEDYFNDRMDATEHKLKSLEENINMEYERLLDLYIILLKQHLERMNDWLVRAESRMALDDVIEPTQEGVEKQVADHEAFQEELSNYSMVNMILEMDLEDPAIDETIRDWVKVLSERWAAVWTWAEERKKKLAKTHLDWNNFREEEKDVLWWLTEKEQTLGAVSEIDITDDQQVKTRLNLMKTLEKEMKSQETKLESLYNTGEQLIKDANYYNSNAKGIRNQIEDFEKCWADIFRFVKERTEMLEDAHSWMGQMGNLMREVRSWLDDTEKVLQLLQEEKDLSNENKIHETIESKCDERDQNQVKVNEIMKLEDALGYSIDDTSLYYMKRVTKPFHKRWNDTSRTLNRCRDGDYPFIEHDGCFVL; from the exons GAATACAGACTATATATCTGTAGAAG CTGATCAGTTGAAAAGACACACGAGGATTTTCACGAAATGGATAAACCTGCAACTTGCTAAG GTGAGTCCTTCCACTGAAGTGACGGACTTTGTTGATGAGTTAAGAGATGGTCTCGTGCTTATTTCGCTTATTGAAGTGCTTCTTGGAATTAGCGTTACCAGAGCTGAGCCTTCCAGCAAGCAGATCAACCAAATACGCAATGTGCAGGAGGTCATGCGCATTCTGGTGCAACACAAT ATTAAAACAACAGGTATAATCGCCAGCGAAATTACAGCAGGGGACGAAAGAGCTATTCTCAGTTTGATATGGAACATTATCCAGCATGTTCAG ATAAACGAGGCTCTTAAACCGGACCACAGCGACGACGGTGTGGACCACAAGTTAATTGCTTGGTGCCAGGAGCGGATAAAGGG GAACTCCAAGGAGATAATTATTTCGGACCTTACGAGTAACTGGACAGATGGCTTAGGATTCAATCTGATTCTATACTCATTCAA TCCCTCTTTGGTTGACATCAAGGCGATCAGTTCAAGTGATGTAAATAGTcgcattgcgcatgctcttagCCTAGCTGTCGAGAGATATGATGTGCCCTCGCTGTTTGAGCCTGATG ATTTTAACACCGACGTACCAGATAAAAATATGATTACACTGTTTTTGTCGTATTTATACCGACCCTCCATCTCTGGCGAAAGAAATATGACAAAAACTGAGATGGTCCACCCCATTCCAACACGGAAG GTTGAATATGAATTCAAACCAATCGCCTCACATCAGCAAACCTCGCTTTCATTAAACGTCACCTCTGATTTCCAATCCATTACCACCAGCACTCACGAACACAAGACACAAAGTCATGAGGTATTCCATGCCGTGACATCTGTCAAAGACACGGGACAAGAAAAAGTTCTTTACATAGCCGGTTTTCCACAAAGTGTTCAGATTCAAGAG AGACGAACTCTTGTAGTATCACCATTTCGAAAACCAACGCCCTACTCATCGAGGAGCTCAAGCCCATCTGATGTACATAGCCCGCCATCTAAAGAGCATTCTAAAGATAAG GAGGATGGAGATGAACTCTTAAAGTTTACGCCGCCTCCTCTGACGTCAGAGACCACGAGGTACCAGTCCACCAGTAGCACTGTCACTAACAAGAGAGTTATAACGGACGAGGTCATGAGTGTCACTTACACGACAAAACAAAAG gTATTAGCATTTCCAACGGCAAAATATATAAATCAAAGCATGAAAGATGATGCTAACAGGGCCACGCCAAAAGAAGTAATTACATCCGAAAAGAAAACAGAGGAGCAAACTGGAGATGGAAAGCAAACGCAT ATGAATAAAGAGTTGAAGGGCAGCAAAGACATTTTATCAACTGAGAACAATGACGACGACATTGCGGAAAAGAAGACAGAACTATTTGAAGAAGCATGGGAGCCTGAATCAGCCAATGAGGAGGATATCGCAAAGGATGAGGAGGATATTGGCTTGGCTCGAGATTCTCATTTTACAATAAATGGTTCTTGCCATCAAGA ATCTGGGACCACTTGTATGGATTACCTAAATCAGGAACTTGATGCAGTGGATCAGAATCTACTAGAACTGGAGCAGATCCTGAAAGACTCAGATAAAGGCTGCATGGACTTGAACACAACCAAGAATGCAATGGACCTTTACAAA GAGACGCTGTTTCAGTTGGAGTCCATTGAACCTAAATTGTATGATGTCCTGGAAGAAGGAAAGGCCATGGTTACTGACCGACGGTTTGACAAGCTACAGGAAGATTACTTTAATGATAGAATGGACGCCACAGAGCACAAACTGAAATCACTGGAAGAAAATATCAACATGGAATATGAAAG GTTGCTTGATCTCTACATCATTTTACTCAAGCAACACTTGGAGCGCATGAATGATTGGCTGGTACGCGCCGAGTCCCGGATGGCACTTGATGACGTGATAGAACCAACGCAAGAGGGTGTTGAGAAACAAGTCGCTGATCATGAG GCTTTTCAAGAGGAACTTTCAAATTACTCTATGGTAAACATGATTTTGGAAATGGATTTGGAAGATCCAGCGATCGATGAAACAATCAGAGATTGGGTAAAG GTGTTAAGCGAACGCTGGGCGGCAGTGTGGACCTGGGCTGAGGAAAGGAAGAAGAAGCTGGCCAAGACCCACCTCGACTGGAATAATTTTCgcgaagaagaaaaagatgttttatGGTGGCTAACAGAAAAAGAACAAACTCTGGGAGCCGTTAGCGAGATAGACATCACGGACGATCAACAAGTTAAAACACGTCTAAATTTGAtgaag ACCCTTGAGAAGGAGATGAAATCTCAAGAAACAAAACTGGAATCACTGTACAACACAGGAGAGCAACTCATAAAAGATGCTAACTACTACAATTCCAATGCTAAAGGAATTAGAAATCAAATAGAAGACTTTGAGAAATGCTGGGCTGATATTTTTCGGTTTGTGAAAGAAAGAACAGAAATG CTAGAAGACGCTCATAGTTGGATGGGACAAATGGGAAACTTGATGAGAGAAGTGCGATCTTGGTTGGATGATACGGAGAAGGTTCTCCAGCTTTTACAGGAAGAAAAAGATCTGTCTAATGAGAACAAAATCCATGAAACGATTGAG tcGAAATGTGACGAAAGAGATCAGAACCAAGTTAAGGTTAACGAGATCATGAAGTTGGAAGATGCACTTGGCTATAGCATTGATGACACATCATTGTACTACATGAAAAGAGTCACTAAGCCATTTCACAAGCGATGGAATGATACCAGTCGCACTCTCAACAGATGTCGTGACGGTGACTACCCATTTATCGAGCACGACGGCTGctttgtgctctga
- the LOC136925324 gene encoding sex-determining region Y protein-like, whose translation MSVTDSSSSTESSKTSEKIKRPLNAFILWSKKRRRVIANENPQMHNFDISRKLGLEWQKLSEEEKANYFEEAKKLKEEHKQLYPDYKYQPRKRDKTNKRSKLLHGAPYQFSFYPAHADTAGFFDPRFHFPLAESRPSFPPDNLLSPADFPATSEDMQQNAAHSGAAQVRPTHSDHNSHSAVICQSFRQSGCDAGFVPYRSLDAPFMPLRPNFDISHLNWYSSTSPPTGRVAPVPYCSRIYPWHSAR comes from the coding sequence ATGAGTGTAACCGATTCAAGTTCCTCCACTGAATCATCAAAAACGTCAGAAAAAATAAAGAGACCGTTGAACGCTTTCATCCTCTGGTCAAAGAAGAGAAGACGAGTGATCGCTAATGAGAATCCACAGATGCATAACTTTGATATTAGTCGGAAACTCGGTTTGGAATGGCAAAAGCTGTCAGAGGAGGAGAAAGCCAACTACTTTGAGGAAGCGAAGAAGCTGAAGGAAGAACACAAACAACTTTATCCTGATTACAAATATCAACCAAGAAAACGtgataaaacaaacaaaagaagcaAACTTCTTCATGGGGCACCGTACCAGTTCAGTTTCTATCCAGCGCACGCCGATACGGCGGGATTTTTTGACCCGAGATTCCATTTCCCATTGGCAGAGTCCAGACCATCGTTTCCGCCAGATAACTTGCTGTCCCCCGCTGATTTCCCTGCAACAAGTGAGGACATGCAGCAGAATGCAGCACACAGCGGCGCAGCTCAAGTACGACCAACACATTCTGATCACAACTCACACAGTGCGGTCATTTGCCAAAGTTTTCGGCAGTCTGGGTGTGATGCCGGTTTCGTGCCTTATAGAAGCCTAGATGCTCCATTCATGCCTCTTCGGCCAAACTTTGATATTTCTCACCTAAACTGGTACAGTTCGACGTCACCGCCTACCGGGCGTGTTGCTCCTGTACCGTATTGTAGCCGAATCTATCCATGGCACTCAGCTAGATAA
- the LOC136925323 gene encoding Golgi-associated PDZ and coiled-coil motif-containing protein-like: MAVAVSMFRWLDLLEKEFDKTFVDLDILLGEIDPDQSEITYDGRQKMTQLSSTFAQLVHKAQTIFQGNAKLEAELVSLRHDLVEDRAAKQVLEKEVNNLLLQLHAVQLQLHSNTGIPVDSENIKNKLESDMTRYKNNAMKEARLECQTKQLEKENTGLRNHVFSLQGEVYGARLAAKYLDKELAGRIQQIQLLGRDMRGAEHDQLWNQIEAEIHLHRHKTVIRACRGRRNPNSKTPAPPPPSQPESTSNDEEDAESKARKRRGIGEPRTVVIHKDKSEGLGISITGGKEHGVPIIVSEIHEGLPVDRAGGLYVGDAILAVNGIDLQEAKHSDAVRVLSTVHGEITLEVLYVAPDDSSDDEDTWEEDETQRYSMLGRVEDPANELLNGDVYMTNSKRDPAPPQSTAAQSTSSNNHIHRSPPPSPRSLSSHPGSAQPMNQFPGSTKKYSNPAMIPDSFSTTVDSRGGQSNLPSSRSSSSLSLASTLSPQQTGSLNVGRLEPSIQTPREGSDASSELFSPST; the protein is encoded by the exons ATGGCGGTCGCTGTGTCTATGTTTCGCTGGCTAGATCTTCTTGAAAAGGAATTCGACAAGACATTTGTTGATCTGGATATCTTGCTGGGAGAAATAGATCCAGATCAAAGCGAGATAACGTACGATGGGCGACAAAAAATGACGCAGCTCTCTTCGACTTTTGCGCAGCTGGTCCACAAGGCTCAGACAATATTTCAAGGGAATGCCAAGTTGGAG GCTGAACTTGTTTCTCTGCGCCATGACTTGGTAGAAGATAGAGCTGCAAAGCAGGTGTTAGAGAAGGAAGTAAACAACCTGTTACTTCAGCTCCATGCAGTTCAACTTCAGTTACACTCTAACACTGGGATACCTGTGGActctgaaaatattaaaaacaaacTG GAAAGTGATATGACAAGATACAAGAATAATGCTATGAAAGAAGCTCGATTGGAATGTCAAACAAAGCAACTGGAGAAGGAAAATACTGGACTCAGAAATCACGTATTTTCATTGCAAGGTGAAGTGTATGGAGCAAGACTTGCTGCCAAGTACCTTGATAAAGAACTAGCTGGAAG aaTTCAACAAATTCAGCTACTTGGTCGTGACATGAGAGGTGCCGAACATGATCAACTTTGGAACCAAATTGAAGCTGAAATCCATTTACATAGACACAAAACTGTGATCAGAGCTTGTAGAGGCCGCAGGAACCCCAACAGTAAAACACCTGCGCCACCACCTCCATCCCAACCTGAGTCAACTAGCAATGACGAGGAGGATGCTGAAAGCAAAGCTAGAAAGAGAAGAGGGATCGGTGAACCAAGAACAGTTGTCATTCACAAGGACAAATCAGAGGGACTGGGAATATCGATTACT GGTGGAAAAGAACATGGTGTGCCAATCATTGTTTCTGAAATCCATGAGGGTTTACCTGTGGACCGTGCCGGTGGATTATATGTGGGCGATGCAATCCTGGCAGTCAATGGCATTGATCTCCAAGAAGCTAAACACAGTGACGCTGTTCGAGTTTTGTCCACCGTGCATGGTGAAATCACTCTTGAAGTGCTGTATGTAGCACCAGATGATTCCAGTGACGATGAGGATACATGGGAAGAAGATGAAACACAAAG ATACAGTATGCTGGGAAGAGTAGAAGATCCCGCAAATGAGCTGCTTAATGGAGATGTATACATGACAAATTCAAAAAGGGATCCTGCACCACCACAAAGCACAGCTGCTCAAAGTACATCAAGCAATAATCACATCCACAGGAG TCCCCCACCATCTCCACGTAGCCTTTCATCTCATCCGGGTTCTGCTCAGCCTATGAATCAGTTTCCCGGATCAACAAAGAAATACAGCAATCCAGCAATGATTCCAGATTCATTTTCAACGACAGTGGACAGTAGAGGGGGCCAGTCGAACTTGCCTTCTTCGCGTTCCAGTTCATCTTTATCACTTGCATCAACACTCTCTCCTCAACAAACTGGTTCTCTTAATGTTGGGCGATTAGAGCCCTCGATTCAAACGCCACGAGAGGGCAGCGATGCCAGTTCTGAACTGTTTTCACCATCAACATAA